DNA sequence from the Pseudoduganella plicata genome:
GTCTCCAATGAGGGTGAAACAATGTGTGAAGGAACAGCGTGGTGCGGGGAAGGGTGATGCAGGCGGTTGAGGCCGCCTGCGGGGAGACTACGGCGCACGACAGGCGCCGTATTGCTGGTTCATGACAGCGTATTGATGAAACCCGCCAGTTCGAGCCGGTTTTGTGCTGGCTCAATCGAACGCGGATCAGGCAAAAAACGGATCGACAGGGCGCGATCAGCCGGCGGCGGTATTGGTGTCAGCGCTCAGCAGCGTGATCACATCGCCCAGCGGCATGGGACGGGCAAACAGATAGCCCTGCATGCCGGGGCTGCCATGTTCGGCAAGGAAGGTCGCCTGTTCCTGCGTTTCCACGCCTTCGGCCACGACGCGCAGTCCCAGGTGGCCCGCCATCGCCATGATGGACTGGACGATGGCGGTGCCGTTGGCGTCGCCCGGCATGTCGTGAATGAAGCTGCGGTCGATCTTCAGTTCATACAGCGGCATGCGTTTCAGGTAGGCCAGGTTGGAGTAGCCGGTGCCGAAATCGTCGATCGAGAAGCGGATGCCCAGCCGCGCCAGTTCGTGCATGCGCTCGATCGTGTCGTCCAGGTTCTCGATCAGCAGACCTTCCGTCACCTCGAAGATCAACTGGGTCGCCGGCGCACCCGTCTCCTGCAGGATGGCGCGCACGTCGGCCACGAAATCGGGCTGGCGGAACTGCGACGGACTGACGTTGACCGACAGCGGCATCGCCTGTCCTTCGGCCTCCAGGCGCAACCAGGACAGGCATGCCTGACGCAGCGCCCAGCGGCCCAGCGGCACGATCTGGCCGGTCGCTTCGGCCACGGGAATGAAGACGTCCGGCGGAATGCTCGTGCCGTCCGTACGGCGCCAGCGCATCAGCAGTTCGGCTCCGACGGGCGTGCTGTCGCGGCTGACCTGGAGCTGCAGGTGCATCTGCAGTTCGCCGTTTTCCAGCGCCATCGACAGGTCGCGCTCCATCGTCAGGCGGCGCTCGACTTCGGCGCGCATCGTCGATTCGAACAGCGCCACGCCGTTGCGGCCGTCGGCCTTGGCGCGGTACATGGCGATGTCCGCCTCGCGCAGCAGGTCGTGCACTGTCTGGTTGGCCCGGGGCAGCACGGCCACGCCGACGCTGGCCGACGACGTATAGGACTGGCCGTCGATGTCGAACGTCTTGCCGATGGCGTCGCGGATGCGTTCGGCCATGGCCAGCGCGGCGCGCGTGGCCGCATCGACGTCGCGGCCCAGGTCCTGGAGCAGCACGACGAATTCGTCGCCGCCAAGGCGCGCCACGGTGTCGTCCGAGCGGACTAGTTGCGTCAGGCGCTGCGCGGCCTTGCGCAGCATCGAGTCGCCGGTGGCATGGCCGCGCGCGTCGTTGATGAACTTGAAGTGATCGAGATCGATGAAGATCACGGCACCATAGCGCTGCTCGCGCTGGGCGGCGGCCAGCATGCGTTCGAGCCGGTCCATCAGCAGGCGCCGGTTCGGCAGGCCTGTCAGGACATCGTAGAACGCCAGGTTATGGATCGCATCGGCGGCGCGCTTGCGTTCCGTGATGTCGCGACCGACGACGACCCAGTGCGTATTGACGCCGCCTTCGTCGGCGAACGGCACCATTTCCATCTCCACTAGGTACGGTTCGCCGGACTTCGTGTAGTTCATCAGTTCGGCCGTCACGGCTTCCGTGCGGTGCATCGCCGCCACCACGCGCTCGACTTCAAGGGCATCGGTGAGAGGGCCGTGCAGCATGCGCATGCTCTGGCCCATCAGCTCTTCGCGCCGGTAGCCGGTGCGGCGCAGGAAGGCATCGTTGACGAAGGTGATCGGCTGTTCGGCGGCGGTGCCGGGAACGGCCTCGGCGATCATGACCATTTCGTTCAGGCGCGCGACTGCTGCGGACGTCAGGCGCAGTTCGGCGTTGACGGCTGCCAGCTTGTCGCGGTTCTCCTGCAGCGACTGCGTCTGGCCGCGCAGGTCGCCCAGCGAGCGGGCCAGACGTTGCAGCAGCGTGCTGGACGTGATCGTCAGCAGCAGGCCGACGCAGACGAAATTGAGCGTAATGACCAGCGACGGCACCAGCGCATACTCGGGCCGGCCTGTTACGTACAGCCGCGCGTAGCCGGTCAGGCTCAGCACCAGCATCGTCACGGAAGCCAGTGCCAGCGCACCGAGCGCAGGCCGCAGGCCAAGCAGCACCGCACCGAGCACGGGCGGCGCCAGCAGATAGCCCTGGCTGATGGGACCGACCGTCAGCATCATGCTGACGCCGACGAAGTACAGCATCGCCAGCAGGTTCAGCACGCGCACGTTGTAGGAGAGGCATTTCGCCCGCCAGAGGGCCAGCAGCCAGGTCAGCGCGACGATGTCGATCGCAATGATGGACCACAGGCCGTCATGCAGCGCCAGCGCCATGCTGGGTACGGCCGCGACGATTCCCAGGGCGGTCACGATGGACAGCAACTGAGAGAAGATCTGGGTGCGCCAATGCGCCATATCGTCGAATGCCACGATGCTGCCTTCAGGCCGGGGAGGGGAGTGCAGAAATGCAAGAGATATTACGAAGTGGAAATATGGTACGTCGTTTTGCCCAATAAGTCATCAATTTCCACACCCCTGTTGCTGGGCGCCGACGGCTGCCGTGGCCAGTAGTGCGGGAATGTTGCCTTTGGAAACACATCACGGGCATTTATTGGCGCCGCCGCCACGTACACGGAGTCAGTCCGGCAATATTGCCAAAAAACGGGGACAGTTCCGATTTCTGGCAACTATCTGTACTACCGTCTTGCCGCGTCCCGGGCGTACGGCTGACGAACGGACTTTCCGGTACGATGGGGCTCAACTTTCAACCATTGTGCCGGAGGTAACTTGATCGATTCCCAGCCAGCTGAGACGCCCGTTGTCGGCGCCGCTTTCAGTCAGCCAAGGCCATTCGCCGCGTCCGGGCGCATCGGCCGGGTGCGCTATCTGGCGTACGGCTTTGTAGGCATGTTCCTGGTGATGCTGGCGGCAGCCATGCTCGGCGGCGTGGTGGGTACGACAGGCGCGTCCGAACAGGTCAGCGGTGCGATGGTGCAGATCGTCGTGGGCTCGCTGGTCCTGGCACTGACCTTGATCCTGGCCCGGCGCCGCCTGAACGACATGGGCAGGACCGGCTGGTGGGGCTTGCTGCTGCTGGTACCGCTGCTCAATTTCATTGCCACGGCCTGGCTCGTATTCGGCAAGGGTGATGACGGCGCCAATGCCTATGGCCCGCCGCCTGCGCCGAACAGCCGAGGCGCGATTGTGTTGGCCTGCATCGGTCCCGTGCTGTTTGTGGGCGTGATGCTGTATTCGGGCGTCGATGCATACCGCACCTACGTCGACAGGGCGACGCCGTCGCGCAGCCAGACGTTCTGAGGCGCGCTCAAGCCGCGGCGCTGTCCCGCCCCAGCGTTTCCGCGCGCGTGACGCGGTTGCGGCCCATCTGCTTGCTGCGGTACAGGGCAAGGTCGGCGCGGCGCAGCGCGTCTTCCCAGCTGGCGTCGTCCGCTCTACAGCATGCCAGGCCGATGCTGACCGTCATCGGAATGGTCTTGCCGTCCACGTGCAGCGGCGTGCGTGCGATCAGGTCGCGCACCCGCTCGGCAATGCACAGCGACGCGTCGTCGTTGCTGCCGGCGATCAGCACGGCGAATTCCTCGCCGCCCAGGCGGAACAGCGCGTCGTAGCCGCGCAGCGCCTGCGCGGCCAGCACCGTCACGTGCCGGATCGCCAGGTCGCCCGTGCTGTGGCCGTGGCGGTCGTTGATCGATTTGAAATGATCGATGTCGAAGGTGATGAACGCCATCGGCTGCTGCGTGCGTAGCGCGCGGCTGAATTCCCGGTCGGCGATGTCATGCAGCGCGCGCCGGTTCAGCCATCCCGTCAGGCTGTCCGTCAGCGATGCCTTGCGCAGCGCCAGCTCCTGCTCGCGGATGACGATCAGCGCGCAGCACATGCCTGCCACCATCAGGAACACGAACACCGACAGCGAGCCAAGGGTCTGCAGTGCCTGACTGCCCAGGAAGGTGAGATTGGTCGTGCGGTGGAAGGCGATGTAGCAGGCCCGCACGATCATCTGCGTCATGAACAGCAGCTCCAGCACCATCAGCGGCATATAGGCCGCGCGGGCGCTGTCGCGCGGCAGGCGCCACAGCGGCCACACGGCGCAGGCGTTGATGGAAACGATGATGGGCGTGAACAGCAACAGCCGGTTGGCGACGGATTGCGCGGCAAACGCGCTCTGGTGCAGCAGCAGGACGCTCACCACGAGCACGACCAGCAGCCAGTAGCGTGGCGGCAGGCCAAGGTGCCGTCGCAGGCCGGCGACGATGCCGAAGTGCCCGGCAATGTACAGCGCATTGCCGATGGCGGCAATGCGCACATCGTGCACGCCGGCCAGGGCCGCGCTGAAGGCGACGAGATTGGACGCCACGAAGAACGCACCGGCCATCGACCAGTCCAGCAGTCCCGCCGCCCGCGAGCTGGCGCGGTACAGCATCAGCATCGCCGCCGCCATGATCGTCGCCGCCAGGCCCGAAGCGACGATCAGCGTAAAGGCGTCCATGGGTTTCCTGTGATAAGACTGCGCTAGAAAGCCTTCGAGTATACGACGGGTAAATCAGTACAATCCTCTCACATTGTCACTTTTGGTAACGAAGCGGGCGCAAAACCGCGAAATGTGAAGTGCTAACGCGACAAGTGTTGCAATGAGGAATTAAACATGCACGCAACGAGCATGATCACGCGTCATGCAAAGAAAAAACCGGTGACAGGCTCCGATTTTCACAGCGTGAAAATCGGAGCCTGTCACCGGTTTTAAATCGGAGCCTGTCACCGGTTTTAAATCGGAGCCTGTCACCGGTTTTAGTAAATCGGAGCCTGTCACCGGTTTTGGGGGCGGTGGGCGCCGCTTCCGGGTTACTTGCGCGCGGCAGCCGACTGGTCACGCACGGCGCGGAACTCGGCATCCTGCGACCAGTTCGGCCAGGCCCCGCCGTCGGCCAGGTCGCGGCCCAGGCTGTACAGCATGCCCAGATCGCGCGCCATGCCCGTGAACGGCCATTGGGCGCTCCACTCGTCGGAAGGCTGGTGGTAATTGTTCGTTACGTATGCCTCTTCGGCCTTCGCGCCTGCGCCGGTGCCGCCGTCGACCAGGTCCTCGCCGGAGCCGAACGAAATCGCCGGTACGCCGCGCTTGGCGAACGGGAAGTGGTCGGAGCGGAAGAAGTGTCCCGCTTCCGGCTTCGGATCGGGCGAGTACGTCATGTTATAGCCCTTGGCCTTGGCGATCAGCTGATCGAGCAGGTCCAGTTTCGCGCTGCCGGAAATCGTGAAATTGCGCGCGGGACCGTAAGGGCTGAGGGCATCCATATTGATCACGCCGACCGTCTTCTCCAGCGGATACAGCGGGTTCGCGGCATAGTATTCGGAGCCCAGCAGGCCTTTTTCTTCCGCCGTCACGGCCAGGAAGGCCACACTGCGCTTCGGTGCCGGCGCCTTCCCGTACGCGCGCGCAAGTTCCAGCAGGGCGGCAATGCCGGTGCCGTTGTCCACGGCGCCGTTATAGATCTTGTCGCCCTTGGCATCGGGCAGGCCGACGCCAAGGTGATCCCAATGGCCGCTGTAGATAACGGTTTCGTCCGGACGCGCGCTGCCTTCGATGCGCGCGGCCACGTTCTTCGACTTGATCACCTGCGCATCGACGGCGTAATGGGCCGACAGCGTTATGCCCTTCAGCGGCACAGGCTTGAAATCGCGGCTCTGCGCCTGCTTCTTGAGGGCGTCGAAATCGAGGCCGGCCCGTTTGAACAGGTCGACGGTGGTGTCGCGCTGGATCCACGCCTCCATCGGTGCATGCGCCTCGCGCGGCGCCTTGCGCACGATGTCGTACATGACGTTCGTGTTGGAGTTCTTCACCGTGGCCCAGCCATAGGAAGCGGGCGCCGTTTCGTGCACGATCAGCGTGCCCAGCGCGCCGCGGCGCGCCATCTCTTCATATTTATAGGTCCAGCGGCCGTAGTAGGTCATGGCCTTGCCGCCGAATTCGCCGTTGCCCGTTTCGAAGTCGGCATCGTTGATCAGGACCACGGCCAGCTTGCCTTTCAGGTCGACGTCCTTGAAGTCGTCCCACTTGCGTTCCGGCGCCGTGGTGCCGTAGCCAACGAACACCAGCGGGGCGTTCTTGAAGTCGACGACTTTCTCGCCGTTCATCGCCGCGCGCACGGCGATCTGTTCGCCCTGCGTGAAGCGTTGCTTCTTTTTACCGTCGGACAGCGTCAGCGTCACCGGGCCCTTGATCTCGAAGCGGCCCAGTGGCACGTCCTGCGTCCAGCTGCGCTTGCCGTTGACCAGGTCGCCACCCGGCTGCAGGCCGGCAGCCTTGAACTGTTCGACCAGGTAGTCGACGGTCTTCGTTTCGCCGGCGGTGTTCGGCCCGCGGCCCTCGAACGCATCGGACGACAGGACCTTGACATGCTGCGACAGGCGCTGCGGCTCGAACTGCGGGGCGGAGCTGGTTTGGGCCTGCGCCGCAAACGCGGCGGCCAGCAGGGTGACGAGCAAGACTTTCTTCACTGACGATCTCCTTGGTGCAAAAATGTGAACTCGGGAATGCAACGTTGCAAAGTATCTTCTTTCTGCGCGCCGAGGTCAAAGATTCCCGCAGCCGCGCCCGGGCATTTGCTATGCTGGCGGCTTTGGCCGGCGCCTTGCCGGCCCGACGTCATTACGGAGCGGCAGATGGTCTCGTTGCAGGAGCAGTTACTCAAGGCAGGTCTGGTCGACAAGAAGAAGGTCAAACAGGTCAACCAGGACAAGAGCAAGCAGGTAAAAACGGAGCGCCGCACGGGCACGCAAAGTGTCGACGAGGCGCGCCTGGCCGCGCAGGAAATCCAGCGCAAGAACGCCGAGCGCGCGCGCGAACTGAATGCCCAGCGCGACGCTGCGGCCGCGCAGAAGGCCATCATGGCGCAGATCGTGCAAATGGTGCAGAAGAACAAGCAGAGCAAGGGCAACGGCGACATCGCCTACAACTTCACGTTTGCCAACAAGATCGAGCGCATCCATGTTTCAAGCGCCGTGCGCGAGCACCTGGTGGCGGGACGCCTCGTCATCGTCCGGCTGGGCGATACGACGGAACTGGTGCCCCGGGTCATCGCCGACAAGATCGCCGAGCGCGATCCGGCACTCGTCGTGCGGGTCAACAAGGTGACAACGGAGACCGACCCGGACGATCCGTATGCCGCGTACCAGATCCCTGACGATCTGATGTGGTGAGAGCGTTTGTCGAACGCAAGCCGCCTTCGGGCGGCTTTTTTTCGACTGAGACGGACCTCAAATCGGTTCAATCGTGCGTTTTGTCCTGGACGAATGCGGTAGTATTGGAGCCTTGACTGGTACAACGGCGGTTCAAAATGAGCGAAATGACGACTGTGGCATTCGAACAACGCGCCCCGTTGGCTTACCGCAGCGGTGTCGCGGCACGGCTGGCGGGCCTGAGCGTGGAGACGCTGCGGGTGTGGGAGCGTCGCTACGGCCTGTCCAACACAAAGCGCTCGGAACACGGGCAACGCCTGTACACGGCCGAACAGGTGCGCCGGCTGGCGCTGCTGAAACAGCTGGTCGACCAAGGGCATCCGATCGGCACGCTGACGGCCTTGCCCGTCGAGCGGCTGGAAGAACTGACGGGCGTACGCGCGGTGCTGGACGGCGCGCAGCCCGTGCGGGTGGCGGTCATCGGCGAAAGCCTGGGCCGGCGCATCGCCGCGTCCGGCCATCTGCCCGGCCTGAACGTGCTGCGGCATTGCGCGCGCCTGGACGACGCGGCGCTGCTGGCCGGCGTGAATGCGGATGTTTTGCTGGTCGAGTTGTCCGAACTGGAAGTAGCGGCCGTGCCGCAGATCGCCGCGGCGCGGCGGCAGGCCGACGTAGGCGCCGTCGTCGTGCTGTACCGCTTCTGCGCCAGCGCGACGATCCGCGAGCTGCGCGCGCAAGGTTGCCTCGTCGCCCGCGTGCCCGCCGAGATGGGCGAACTGGCGCTGCTGTGCCGTGCGGCGCTGTCGGGCCAGCAGGTGGCGTTGTCCGAACGTCCCACGCCGGTGGCGCCGCCGCGTTTCGACGAGCGCGCGCTGGCCACGATCACTTCCGCCGGCAACCGTATCACGTGCGAATGCCCGCGCCACCTGGCCGACCTGCTGCTGATGGTCGGCTCGTTCGAACGCTACAGCGCCCGCTGCGCGGCCGAAAGCACGGCGGACGCCCAGCTGCACCGCGACCTCGAACTTGCCGCCGCCCGTGCCCGCGCGCTGCTGGAAAATGCGATGGAACGCCTGGCGCTGGCGGAAGGGCTGCCGCTGCCTCCGCCATAAAGCCGGGGCTGGCCCCGGTCAGCCCGTCAAGCGGCCAGCCGCTCCCCGCTCCACGCCGCGGCGGCATGCGCCAGCAGCGTCGCTTCGGCATCGGCCAGCACCCCATCCGCATCGGCGATCTTCGACATTGCCTGCAGCAGCTTGCGGCGCAGCGCCGGATCGCGGATCTCGTCCAGCACGGCGTCGAGCAGCTCAGGCTCCAGCTCCACGTTGCGGCGGCCGGACGCATCGATCAGCAAGTCCTCGCACAGTTCGCCCAGCAGGTCGTGGAACGTGTCGGTGTCGATCTCGATAAGATCCAGGACCTTGGAGTGCGCCAGTGCGCGCAATTCGGCTGCGGCCAGGTCGCCGTCGACAATCATCGACAGGGCAAGGATACGGGCGGCAGCGCTGGGGCTGTCGGTAGGGTAGGTACGCATTTAAAACTCCTTTGAAAAGTCATCAAGATTTGTTACGGGTGGCATTGCGGGTCACATACAGGCTGGCAACGACGCTGCCGGCAATCAGGGTGGCCACGACCGCCAGCGAAACGTGGACTGGCAGGTGGATCCACGGCAGCAGCAGCATCTTCGCGCCGATAAAGCACAGCACCAGCGCCAGGCCATACTTCAGCAGGTGGAAGCGGTCGGCGATATCGGCCAGCAGGAAGTACAGTGCCCGCAAGCCCAGGATCGCGAACAGGTTCGACGTGAACACGATGAACGGGTCCGACGTGATCGCGAAGATCGCCGGAATCGAGTCGACCGCGAACACGAGGTCCGTCGCCTCGATCAGTACCAGCACGAGGAACAGCGTCGTCACGTGGCGAACGCCGTTATGGCGCACGAAGAATTTCTCGCCATGGTCGCCCGGGGCGACCGGCAGCACGCGGCGCGCCAGTCGCAGCACCGGGTTGTTGCGCACGTCCGGCTCATGGTCGGCCGCCCACATCATCCGCACGCCTGTGAACAGCAGGAATGCGCCGAACAGGTACAGCACCCACGAGAATTCGCTCACGACCCATGCGCCGGCCAGGATCATCACGGCGCGCATGACGATGGCACCCAGCACACCGTAGATCAGCACGCGGCGCTGGTACTCGGGCCGTACCTGGAACGCGGAGAAGATCAGCAGGAAGATGAACACGTTATCGACCGACAGCGCCTTCTCGATCAGGTAGCCCGACAGGAACTCGAGCGCCTTGCGCTCGGCGATCTCGGGACCCACGGTGCCGTGCAGGTACCACCACAGGCCGCCGTTGAACAGCAGCGCCAGCGTGAACCAGCCCAGCGAC
Encoded proteins:
- a CDS encoding putative bifunctional diguanylate cyclase/phosphodiesterase, producing the protein MAFDDMAHWRTQIFSQLLSIVTALGIVAAVPSMALALHDGLWSIIAIDIVALTWLLALWRAKCLSYNVRVLNLLAMLYFVGVSMMLTVGPISQGYLLAPPVLGAVLLGLRPALGALALASVTMLVLSLTGYARLYVTGRPEYALVPSLVITLNFVCVGLLLTITSSTLLQRLARSLGDLRGQTQSLQENRDKLAAVNAELRLTSAAVARLNEMVMIAEAVPGTAAEQPITFVNDAFLRRTGYRREELMGQSMRMLHGPLTDALEVERVVAAMHRTEAVTAELMNYTKSGEPYLVEMEMVPFADEGGVNTHWVVVGRDITERKRAADAIHNLAFYDVLTGLPNRRLLMDRLERMLAAAQREQRYGAVIFIDLDHFKFINDARGHATGDSMLRKAAQRLTQLVRSDDTVARLGGDEFVVLLQDLGRDVDAATRAALAMAERIRDAIGKTFDIDGQSYTSSASVGVAVLPRANQTVHDLLREADIAMYRAKADGRNGVALFESTMRAEVERRLTMERDLSMALENGELQMHLQLQVSRDSTPVGAELLMRWRRTDGTSIPPDVFIPVAEATGQIVPLGRWALRQACLSWLRLEAEGQAMPLSVNVSPSQFRQPDFVADVRAILQETGAPATQLIFEVTEGLLIENLDDTIERMHELARLGIRFSIDDFGTGYSNLAYLKRMPLYELKIDRSFIHDMPGDANGTAIVQSIMAMAGHLGLRVVAEGVETQEQATFLAEHGSPGMQGYLFARPMPLGDVITLLSADTNTAAG
- a CDS encoding DUF805 domain-containing protein gives rise to the protein MIDSQPAETPVVGAAFSQPRPFAASGRIGRVRYLAYGFVGMFLVMLAAAMLGGVVGTTGASEQVSGAMVQIVVGSLVLALTLILARRRLNDMGRTGWWGLLLLVPLLNFIATAWLVFGKGDDGANAYGPPPAPNSRGAIVLACIGPVLFVGVMLYSGVDAYRTYVDRATPSRSQTF
- a CDS encoding GGDEF domain-containing protein gives rise to the protein MDAFTLIVASGLAATIMAAAMLMLYRASSRAAGLLDWSMAGAFFVASNLVAFSAALAGVHDVRIAAIGNALYIAGHFGIVAGLRRHLGLPPRYWLLVVLVVSVLLLHQSAFAAQSVANRLLLFTPIIVSINACAVWPLWRLPRDSARAAYMPLMVLELLFMTQMIVRACYIAFHRTTNLTFLGSQALQTLGSLSVFVFLMVAGMCCALIVIREQELALRKASLTDSLTGWLNRRALHDIADREFSRALRTQQPMAFITFDIDHFKSINDRHGHSTGDLAIRHVTVLAAQALRGYDALFRLGGEEFAVLIAGSNDDASLCIAERVRDLIARTPLHVDGKTIPMTVSIGLACCRADDASWEDALRRADLALYRSKQMGRNRVTRAETLGRDSAAA
- a CDS encoding M28 family metallopeptidase, yielding MKKVLLVTLLAAAFAAQAQTSSAPQFEPQRLSQHVKVLSSDAFEGRGPNTAGETKTVDYLVEQFKAAGLQPGGDLVNGKRSWTQDVPLGRFEIKGPVTLTLSDGKKKQRFTQGEQIAVRAAMNGEKVVDFKNAPLVFVGYGTTAPERKWDDFKDVDLKGKLAVVLINDADFETGNGEFGGKAMTYYGRWTYKYEEMARRGALGTLIVHETAPASYGWATVKNSNTNVMYDIVRKAPREAHAPMEAWIQRDTTVDLFKRAGLDFDALKKQAQSRDFKPVPLKGITLSAHYAVDAQVIKSKNVAARIEGSARPDETVIYSGHWDHLGVGLPDAKGDKIYNGAVDNGTGIAALLELARAYGKAPAPKRSVAFLAVTAEEKGLLGSEYYAANPLYPLEKTVGVINMDALSPYGPARNFTISGSAKLDLLDQLIAKAKGYNMTYSPDPKPEAGHFFRSDHFPFAKRGVPAISFGSGEDLVDGGTGAGAKAEEAYVTNNYHQPSDEWSAQWPFTGMARDLGMLYSLGRDLADGGAWPNWSQDAEFRAVRDQSAAARK
- a CDS encoding DUF2058 domain-containing protein, yielding MVSLQEQLLKAGLVDKKKVKQVNQDKSKQVKTERRTGTQSVDEARLAAQEIQRKNAERARELNAQRDAAAAQKAIMAQIVQMVQKNKQSKGNGDIAYNFTFANKIERIHVSSAVREHLVAGRLVIVRLGDTTELVPRVIADKIAERDPALVVRVNKVTTETDPDDPYAAYQIPDDLMW
- a CDS encoding MerR family transcriptional regulator, yielding MTTVAFEQRAPLAYRSGVAARLAGLSVETLRVWERRYGLSNTKRSEHGQRLYTAEQVRRLALLKQLVDQGHPIGTLTALPVERLEELTGVRAVLDGAQPVRVAVIGESLGRRIAASGHLPGLNVLRHCARLDDAALLAGVNADVLLVELSELEVAAVPQIAAARRQADVGAVVVLYRFCASATIRELRAQGCLVARVPAEMGELALLCRAALSGQQVALSERPTPVAPPRFDERALATITSAGNRITCECPRHLADLLLMVGSFERYSARCAAESTADAQLHRDLELAAARARALLENAMERLALAEGLPLPPP
- a CDS encoding TerB family tellurite resistance protein, with protein sequence MRTYPTDSPSAAARILALSMIVDGDLAAAELRALAHSKVLDLIEIDTDTFHDLLGELCEDLLIDASGRRNVELEPELLDAVLDEIRDPALRRKLLQAMSKIADADGVLADAEATLLAHAAAAWSGERLAA
- a CDS encoding TerC family protein; amino-acid sequence: MNGIENIASAPMWAGFVAFVLVMLALDLWVFGGNKAHKVSVREAGAWSLGWFTLALLFNGGLWWYLHGTVGPEIAERKALEFLSGYLIEKALSVDNVFIFLLIFSAFQVRPEYQRRVLIYGVLGAIVMRAVMILAGAWVVSEFSWVLYLFGAFLLFTGVRMMWAADHEPDVRNNPVLRLARRVLPVAPGDHGEKFFVRHNGVRHVTTLFLVLVLIEATDLVFAVDSIPAIFAITSDPFIVFTSNLFAILGLRALYFLLADIADRFHLLKYGLALVLCFIGAKMLLLPWIHLPVHVSLAVVATLIAGSVVASLYVTRNATRNKS